One window from the genome of Schistocerca piceifrons isolate TAMUIC-IGC-003096 chromosome 1, iqSchPice1.1, whole genome shotgun sequence encodes:
- the LOC124791362 gene encoding translation initiation factor IF-2-like, with amino-acid sequence MAYFSTLIAGACLLILCSTNATAQERQDAETETTTMTGDQDQTSPFEGSIPGRPIDFGGLLPGLPIFGGGFGSLRPVGGGMRPWMPIGGSMNGGGVLPGWPTSDTTSGADTAEAATASSSRTGETRHAGSRHRESSPTAARGRAAKSRKSVRRARGRRG; translated from the exons ATGGCATACTTTTCAACTCTGATCGCAGGTGCCTGTCTGCTGATTTTATGCTCAACTAATGCTACTGCTCAAGAGAGACAGGACGCTGAAACAGAGACAACGACTATGACTGGTGACCAAGATCAGACATCACCATTCGAGGGCAGCATTCCAGGAAGGCCAATAGATTTTGGCGGTCTTCTGCCGGGCTTGCCTATATTTGGAGGCGGCTTTGGATCACTGAGACCTGTAGGTGGCGGCATGAGGCCATGGATGCCAATAGGCGGGTCAATGAACGGAGGCGGTGTTCTTCCAGGATGGCCAACAAGCGATACCACCAGCGGCGCAGATACTGCGGAAGCAGCGACAgcgtcaa GCTCCCGAACAGGCGAAACTCGACATGCTGGCTCCAGACACAGGGAGAGCTCTCCGACAGCGGCCCGCGGCAGAGCAGCCAAAAGCCGGAAGTCCGTCAGGCGCGCCAGGGGGCGCAGAGGGTGA
- the LOC124794449 gene encoding uncharacterized protein LOC124794449 — MTAMSSKLVIILFGACLLVLHAPYAAAQEIGIPGFSFGPVGGDDGGQEIDIPESLPETVDGDDGALEIGNPDNGDFGGELPIGIGPVIETSSESSNSTEQSTTVTEAEAEASTTEQESRVGKGNSRHIANSRTASHAKARTAAKARTIAKARTIANARAAAKARTAAKKASRAVHKA; from the exons ATGACAGCAATGAGCAGCAAATTGGTAATAATTCTGTTTGGCGCGTGCTTGCTCGTGCTACATGCGCCTTACGCTGCTGCCCAGGAGATAGGTATTCCCGGATTCTCTTTTGGGCCAGTGGGTGGTGACGATGGTGGTCAAGAGATAGACATCCCCGAATCCCTTCCAGAGACAGTGGATGGCGACGATGGTGCTCTGGAGATAGGCAATCCAGACAATGGTGACTTTGGAGGCGAGCTGCCTATTGGAATCGGGCCAGTCATCGAAACGAGCAGCGAGAGCAGCAATTCTACAGAACAGTCGACAACCGTGACAGAGGCCGAGGCGGAGGCCTCTACCACCGAACAAG AATCCCGTGTTGGCAAAGGCAACTCGAGGCACATTGCAAACTCAAGGACTGCATCTCACGCCAAAGCCAGGACAGCTGCTAAAGCCAGGACAATAGCCAAAGCCAGGACAATAGCCAATGCCAGGGCAGCTGCCAAAGCCAGAACAGCTGCCAAGAAGGCAAGCAGAGCAGTGCACAAAGCGTGA